From a region of the Armatimonadota bacterium genome:
- a CDS encoding DUF3795 domain-containing protein translates to MRPQDFAGICGIYWEGSAWYDVLPAECATQEEVDLGKFCPVYACARERGVPHCGVCTDFPCHLLVNLAAQSGGNDLRIESAARRAQVGDKAWADWARDQKLWLTAFCPLRNQPLRPA, encoded by the coding sequence GTGCGCCCCCAGGACTTCGCCGGGATCTGCGGCATCTACTGGGAGGGCAGCGCCTGGTACGATGTCCTCCCAGCGGAGTGTGCCACGCAGGAGGAGGTGGACCTGGGCAAGTTCTGCCCGGTCTACGCCTGCGCCAGGGAACGCGGTGTCCCCCACTGCGGCGTCTGCACCGACTTTCCCTGCCACCTGCTGGTGAACCTGGCGGCGCAGAGCGGAGGCAACGACCTGCGCATTGAGTCGGCGGCGCGGCGCGCCCAGGTGGGCGACAAGGCCTGGGCGGACTGGGCCCGCGACCAGAAGCTCTGGCTCACCGCCTTCTGCCCGCTGCGCAACCAGCCGCTGCGCCCGGCCTGA
- a CDS encoding HAMP domain-containing sensor histidine kinase, which yields MSSLRWRLVLAMVAAAWLSVAAVGLISARLTAQRVDTYLRHASGMPMPGMRQMMTQMMGAPERRLLADVRRATWLAALAGAVLAAVVGTLTARRITAPLRRLADAAGRIGAGDLTSTVPAEGDDELGELARTFNAMAADLRRAEEARRRLLADIAHELGTPLAVLQANVEGMLDGVVETSPDRLASLHAQIRVLTRLVRDLRDLSLAQQGQLPLDRRVTDLAALAREVVELSRPLAEEKGIALTVHAAGALPVVADRDRIAQVLQNLLSNALRYTEGGGVAVAVRRDATEGVVEVSDSGPGIPEEELPYVFERFYRVDRSRARTTGGAGLGLTIVKALVESHGGRVWARSRPGGGSTFGFALPLQPPGPVS from the coding sequence GTGAGTAGCCTGCGCTGGCGGCTGGTCCTGGCCATGGTGGCGGCGGCCTGGCTGTCCGTGGCCGCGGTGGGGCTGATCAGCGCCAGGCTGACGGCGCAGCGTGTCGACACCTACCTGCGGCACGCATCGGGGATGCCCATGCCGGGCATGCGCCAGATGATGACGCAGATGATGGGCGCCCCGGAGCGGCGGCTGCTGGCGGATGTACGCCGCGCCACCTGGCTGGCGGCCCTGGCCGGCGCGGTCCTGGCTGCGGTGGTGGGGACGCTGACGGCGCGCCGCATCACCGCTCCGCTGCGGCGACTGGCGGACGCCGCCGGGCGCATCGGGGCGGGAGACCTGACCTCCACGGTGCCGGCAGAAGGCGACGACGAGCTGGGGGAGCTGGCCCGTACGTTCAATGCCATGGCTGCGGACCTGCGCCGCGCGGAGGAGGCCCGGCGCCGGTTGCTTGCCGACATCGCCCACGAGCTGGGGACCCCGCTTGCCGTCCTCCAGGCCAACGTGGAGGGGATGCTGGACGGCGTGGTGGAGACGTCACCTGATCGTCTGGCCTCGCTGCACGCGCAGATCCGGGTGCTGACCCGCCTGGTGCGCGACCTGCGCGACCTCTCCCTGGCGCAGCAGGGGCAGCTCCCGCTGGATCGGCGGGTTACAGACCTGGCCGCCCTGGCCCGTGAGGTGGTGGAGCTCTCCCGGCCGCTGGCCGAGGAGAAGGGGATTGCGCTGACGGTGCACGCCGCGGGTGCCCTTCCCGTGGTCGCCGATCGCGACCGCATCGCCCAGGTCCTGCAAAACTTGCTGTCCAACGCACTGCGCTACACGGAGGGTGGCGGCGTGGCCGTTGCCGTGCGGCGCGATGCCACCGAGGGTGTGGTGGAGGTAAGCGACTCCGGTCCCGGTATCCCGGAGGAGGAGCTGCCGTACGTCTTCGAGCGCTTCTACCGGGTGGATCGCTCGCGCGCCCGGACGACGGGGGGCGCGGGGCTGGGCCTGACCATCGTGAAGGCCCTGGTCGAGTCCCACGGGGGCCGTGTCTGGGCTCGCAGCCGTCCGGGTGGGGGCAGCACCTTCGGGTTCGCCCTGCCGCTGCAGCCTCCGGGCCCGGTCAGCTGA